Proteins from a single region of Geothrix sp. PMB-07:
- a CDS encoding isoprenylcysteine carboxylmethyltransferase family protein yields MNPTGKTLPPPLLFLGCLLAGWGLGFLKALPTHLGEGLRLSLWLLLWMAAAGQAGWAILTFRRHHTTLKPHGVASALLTSGPFQFTRNPLYVSLVSLLAGFGLLLDSAWLLMLVPVLAGLLDRLVIAREEVRLRTQFGEAYLAYCHRVRRWC; encoded by the coding sequence TTGAATCCCACCGGGAAAACGCTGCCACCGCCGCTGCTATTCCTGGGGTGCCTCCTGGCGGGGTGGGGATTGGGGTTCCTGAAGGCCCTCCCCACCCATCTCGGGGAAGGGCTCAGGCTCAGCCTTTGGCTGCTGCTGTGGATGGCCGCGGCAGGACAGGCTGGTTGGGCGATCCTCACGTTCAGGCGCCATCACACCACGTTGAAGCCCCATGGTGTCGCTTCGGCGCTGCTTACATCGGGGCCCTTCCAGTTCACTCGCAACCCTCTGTATGTAAGCCTTGTCAGTCTGCTCGCCGGATTCGGGCTCCTGCTGGATTCCGCCTGGCTGTTGATGCTGGTGCCGGTCCTTGCAGGACTGTTGGATCGCTTGGTCATCGCCCGCGAAGAGGTCCGGTTGCGAACCCAGTTTGGCGAGGCCTACTTGGCCTACTGTCATCGAGTCCGACGGTGGTGCTGA